The DNA window ACGCCTGGACGGTCACGACCGGGCCGAAGACCTCCTCGCGAACGAGCCGGGCGGCGGGCGGCGGCTCGTCGACGACGGTGGGGAGCAGGATCCCGTCCCGGACCTCGCCACCGGCGACGAGGTGACCGCCGCCGGCCACGGCCTCCTGGACCCAGGCCAGGACCCGCTCGGTCTCGCTGGCCCGGATCAGCGGGCCGACGTCGGTCGCCTCGTCGAACGGGTCGCCGACCACGAGGTCGGCGACGGCGTCGGCGAGCAGGGCGAGGAACTCCTGGTGGACGTCGCGGTGCACGAGGACACGTCGGGTGGAGATGCGGCTCTGGCCGGCGAAGGCGTACGCGGCCTGGCGGACGCGGCGGGCGACGTCGGCCAGGTCGGCGTCGGGCTCGATGATCACCGGCGCGTTGGAGCCCAGTTCCAGCAGCACCTTCTTCTCCGGTGCCGCGCGGCGGATCGCGTGCCCGATCTCGGCGCCGCCGGTGAACGACACCACCCGTGGCACCGGATGCCGGACCAGGGTCTGGCCGACCTCCGCCCCACCGGTGACCACCGAGACCCAGTCGGCCGGCAGCCCCGCCTCCACGAGCAGGTCCACCAGCCGGATCGCGGACAGCGGGGTCTCCTCGGCGGGCTTGAGCACGACCGGGCAACCGGCGGCGATCGCGGGTGCCAGCTTGTGCGCGACCAGGTTCAGCGGGAAGTCGAACGGGGTCACCGCGGCGACCACACCGGCGGGCACGCGCAGCGCGAACCCCAGCCGGCCGACGCCGACCCGGGAGGCGTCCATGGGAACCATCTCGCCGACCAGGCGGCGGGCCTCGGCCGCGGTGAAACGGAACGTCTCGATCGCCCGGTCGACCTCATCCCGGGCGTCCCGGATCGGCTTGGCCGACTCCAGCGTGATCGTGCGGGCGAACTCCTCCCGACGGCTGTCCAGCAGGGTGATCGTCCGCTCCAGGACCTCCGCGCGGGCGTACTGCGGGAAATCGTCGCGGCGCAGCACCTTCAGCGCGTGCTCGCAGGCCGCCTCGACCTCCTGCGTTCCGCAGGACGGGACCCGGGCGACGGCCTGCCCGTCGTGCGGGTTCAGGACCTCGTCCCACCGGTCGGTGGTGGTTGGCACCCCGCCGATGCGGACGTAAGTCTGCTCCATGCAGCCCTCCGTCTCGGTCGCGTCGTACACCCCGGCACCGGCCTGGAGCGGACCCACGACGCCAAAGCCACCTCGGACCAGCGAAAGCGTCCGTGGTCGTGGCTGAGAAAGCTAAGAGCGGAGGGGGCAGCGCGCCATGGATGGATGCACAATTTTCCAACTAGTTGTTGTGCACTTGAACAACTTACAATCGCCGTATGGTGGCTCTCCGTGATCTCCTGGCCGAGCCGTCGCTGAACCTACGCCTGTGCATGGGTGAGCCGGACGCGCTGCAGCGGGAGATCCGCTGGGTGTCCGTCACCGAGTTGGACGACCCGAGCCCCTTCCTGAACGGGGGCGAGCTGGTGCTCACCACGGGACTGCGTCACCGCACCGCCGCGGCTCAGGCCGCGTTCGTCCAGCGTCTGGCCGCGGCGCAGGTCACGGGCATCGGATTCGGCACCGGACTGAGCCACCAGGCGGTCCCGAAGGGCCTGCTCTCGGCCGCGCGGACCGCTCGCATCCCGGTGATCGAGGTACCGTACGAAACCCCCTTCATCGCGATCGACCGGTACGTCGCGGACAAGATCTTCGAGGCCTACTACCGCCGGCAACGCGAGCTGGTCGAGGCCCACGACACCCTGTCGCGGGCCCTGCTCTCGGGTCAGGGGCTGCAGGCCCTGCTCCGGGAGCTGCACCGCATGCTGGGCTCACCCGTAAGTGTGATCGACTATCATGGGAGCATCCTCGCCTCCGAACCGCAGCGGGCCGCCTGGCCGGTCGAGCAGATCCTGCGCGCCCGTCGCTGCCGAGGCCGGAAGGCCGGCGGTCCACCGTCGGTGACCGTCGACCCCATCCAGGTCGAGGACACCGTGGTCGCCTTCCTGTGCACCCGCGACGCCGGGGACAAGGCGCACATCCTGCCCTACGCGCTCAGCCTCATCGGCCTGG is part of the Carbonactinospora thermoautotrophica genome and encodes:
- a CDS encoding aldehyde dehydrogenase family protein, whose translation is MGPLQAGAGVYDATETEGCMEQTYVRIGGVPTTTDRWDEVLNPHDGQAVARVPSCGTQEVEAACEHALKVLRRDDFPQYARAEVLERTITLLDSRREEFARTITLESAKPIRDARDEVDRAIETFRFTAAEARRLVGEMVPMDASRVGVGRLGFALRVPAGVVAAVTPFDFPLNLVAHKLAPAIAAGCPVVLKPAEETPLSAIRLVDLLVEAGLPADWVSVVTGGAEVGQTLVRHPVPRVVSFTGGAEIGHAIRRAAPEKKVLLELGSNAPVIIEPDADLADVARRVRQAAYAFAGQSRISTRRVLVHRDVHQEFLALLADAVADLVVGDPFDEATDVGPLIRASETERVLAWVQEAVAGGGHLVAGGEVRDGILLPTVVDEPPPAARLVREEVFGPVVTVQAYGTFDEAVALANDSPYALHVGVFTRDLGIALRAIRELEFGGVLVNEVPTFRADQEPYGGLRHGGNTREGPAYSIQEMTELRFGLICP